A window of Rhododendron vialii isolate Sample 1 chromosome 11a, ASM3025357v1 genomic DNA:
TAACAATGCTACATACAAACGAAGGAAAGCAGTAGAAGAACTAATAATTCCATGAACGAATAATTTCGCCGCCGTGGGGCACCGGTCCAGCGGGCAGAATGAATTCTTGGGGCGGGGGGCGAATCTGTGGAGtttggtgatggagtggtggtcTCTCCTCGGAAGAGAGGGTGGAGCCGTGGAGGTGGGTTGAAtctgtagaagaagaagaagaagagagggtttcttttcttttttttaagttaaagCTGATGTGGAGCTCATGTCACGTCAGCGTCATGGGTTTAGGTATGGACTGGTTTCCTAATACCTAGACTTGTTCAAATAAATAATGCTAAGTTTCTCCGGTGATGATCAAGGAAAAAAGggggcggatcaaaaaaaaaaaatcaaggaaaaaaggGGGACGTGGGTACTTTTATTTTCATTGAATGGATCCAACTAAACATCATTTCAGCCATCTTTCAATTAATGATGGAAAAATAGaggatttttttagtatttaacTAAACATCCTAATTGGAGTCAGACAACCACCTTTGCGTATGCGACTGGACTTTAATGTGCCAATTGAGCATAAGGAccacaactttaatgaaggaaAAATGGAGTATATAAGTAAATTAACATCCTAAATTAGTACTACTTCAGACAACCATCCTTTTTTAGTATGCTAGTGACTAGTAATGTGACTATTGACGAACCGGGGGGCGGGGCGCCTGTTGTATCGGGGTGCACAGCATTCCTGCCATGTGCCATCTCCGTCGTCTGACTGAGATTGCACATGGCAGGAGGTGCGTTCAACTATTGAAAATCTTGAGGGGTTGGCAAAATGGACATGAAAAAGCAATAACTGATTGACCATGAGGTCGCATGCTCGAATCCAACAGAAACTAATCATACCAAACCTTGGAGTTATTGGGAGTTATCCCCGATCGTTACCTCTAAAGCTCCAAAATTAGTCAAAGTGCACCTAAACTGACTTACAtctgcttataaaaaaaattgtgcctATTGAGTAAAAGGACAAGGACCACAAGTATGATGAGTCATATTACAACCAATGCTTTAATTGCTAGTACATGCTAGTCTGGCCAACCTAGAAGACTATAGGGCTCGATTGGATGATGTATATGATGGGTGTATTGCACAATACACCCGGATGATGATTGATGGGACtgtttttgcaccgtttggcaTTCCTTTTCTCTCCTGTATTAACTAATCCCCTGCTTCACTAATACACCGGGAGCAGCCATAAATTATGGCTACCCTCCCAGGTAGCAATAACTAATCCGGGTGTATACGCCTGATTttttaccaaaacacccctcctcatcccctccccaactgctctctctctctctctctctctctctctctctctctctctctctctctctctctcaatctgtTAACAGAGAcaacgacgaagaagaagaagaacatgcGACCTCATGGTcaacgacgaagaagaagacaatAACTAATCCGGGTGTGTCGGTTGGATTCTGGGTTTCCCCACAAGTCCTTGGGGTCTAGCACTCTAGCTAGGGATGGCGATGTTAAAGCATGTACTactgctgtgtttggtttgtattttgaaaagttttttgaaaaatagtaggggtaataagtggagagagatagaaagagaaatgttgaaagtacgAGGAATCTAAGGGAaatctagggagaattttttgaaaaatttgtttCAAATAGCAAAGAGAACAAGGTGACATCACTGTAGCTACATGTGATAAGAGCATGTTTACCAGCTTAGCTATATATGCTTTTGAAGCTATTTTAGCTatgcaaaacaagaaaacagtCATGCACCAGATTCTATAAACCCATGGGTATTATTGCTCCAGCAATAGTAGTTTGGTATTTCTAGAGAAGAACTGTTCACAAGCAATAGagttctttattatttttttgtcaagtctctcccttctctctttttgctccaatttaaaaatagggttaagaaataaaaataatgatattttaatagagaataggttaaatagatagtgttggtataatgttgaaagaaatgtgaatagataaaatgaaaaatgtgcactgttcacAAGCTTTTTTAACTAATAaccggtaaacttgctctaaattaggtaaaataccTAACCAAACCCACAAGAATCAATAGCAGCAGAATAACAAAACTGGAAGGTAAAATACCTTTGGCGGAATTGCTGTGAAAAACTACCGAGGTACTGTTCATAGTTATACATTAGTttattgtctctctctctctctctctctctctctctcttcctctctagTTTACTCTTTCATAGTATACTTCATATTATTTTATAAGTATATAGAAATAATAATAGAGATGATTGGTGTGAGGTTGATAAAATTTAAATagataaagtaaaaaaagtgcACTATTGGGTAACTAAAATACATAtcattggtgtacatgctcttatcTATAGATAATTAGATATTTCAAGTTGGACCGTACTGATCAAAACGGTTTTGCCTACTAGTAATGATGCGCAAAcaaatttttgtgcacatacatttttgtggggctcatattgagatcccacaaaatgatccaaacctctcatcttttttaaaatattttctggagggttcccgtaaaaaatcagttccaacggatatcggtaagggtttTCTCAGAAATCATAAGGCGAATTATTCTGTTTTGCCttacgatttctgagaaagctcCTATCGATatccattggagctgatttttcataggaatcctccaaaaaatattttaaaaagatgaacagttcggatTATTTTATGGGATCCTGATATGGactccacaaaaatgtatgtgcatggtatgtgcacaaaaatatttgctaGTAGCACTGTTGCCTACCAACCACGAGTTCAGTCatgatttttaatttgaaatattgacaattttgggtttttgggttttgatttttctatttGAAAGATAAGTTCAATACTcgctccgtcccaatttatttgttccaGTTCTATTCcaactggattaaaaaactagttatatctttaaaatggtaatgaattttatattcaatatagatcttacttgatagatctcgatttgttctataattcaatgttttcaaaatcacctaaaacattaaaaattacaatatataattaattgaaaagtgacacgaactccaaaaatgacaagtaaattaagacagagggagtagttcATGGCGGGTTAGGATCCCATCCAGTATTCTCCAGTCCAGTATTGTCCATTGTCTAGACAATATCAACTTAGGAAAATCCTTTTAAGATCTATGGCTAGCTTGTTGCCACGTAGACCAACAAAAATCACacttcttcctctcttttttcaatcaacaatgctactcacacaacgattcaaacacaacaacttacacaacttctcacatatgtgtggggcccacacatagtagtgtgtgtggagcccacatgtatgtgagaggatgtgtttggtgttgtgtttggattgttgtgtgagtatcatttttgtttttcgatCTGAAACTGACTCTTTAACAAGCATTATATTACTCCCGCCAATAACAAATGGATCTCGTAGAGATGATGTTAATGTAGGCactttctataatttttttatttaattaggtGTTGTACTTAATCCACTAAACAAAAAGTGCatttagctaatttttttccttattaacaaaaaaattcgcattcGTTAGTTTTGAACTAAAcatttgtggattattgattatTCTCgatgagaaattgaaaaagtaaaaaaaattacttttatccaaatagtttggaaaataaccactgtcagccaaaaaaaaattgattttttttttactgaaaaatgattatttttcaaaatatttgaccaAAAGTTGGCTTTAATTATGAAACCGAAACACCCTTTAATATAGGGAGTAATTATTCGGTGGTTGTAGGGCACCGCAAGTAGTCCCGACACCTATCAACATCAACatttttttgtagaattcaTGCACTTAGTTGCCGACCCATATACTTAATTGTGGACCCTATATAAATGTGTGATGTTAAGAATAGTTGGGGCACCATGTGGCGGTACCCCaaatatattcaaaaaaaatccgtAATAAAGGATTTGTTGTGGCGTCAGTAAAATTGTGGATTTTTGAAGTGTGAGTTTGGTTGGTCTATGTGGCAACAAGCTAGCCATAGATCACAAAGAAATTTTTCTAAGTTGATCTTGTCCACACAATGGACAATACTGGACTGGAGTATACTGGATAGGATCCTAATCCGTTCATGGCTGGGTCTCATCCACAAGTCCCAAAATCTATTTACACCCTCTGATCCTCGGTAGCTataggactctctctctctctctctctctctctctctctctctctctctctctgtgtccaCCCTTCACCGACCGCCCGACATTTGATTTGGGAAAAAACTGAACTGGATCGATCCCAGTTTGGTACACTTAAGTACTAGgtggaaaaaaataaacttgtcaCGTTTCGGTTCAGGTTCGGTAGTAATCTAAGATTTAAATTTTGGATTTCGATCGATTCGATTTTCGCAAAATCGAAAAATCAAACTTCACTAGCCCATTGCAATCCCTTTTGTTGTCTTTCTTGAAACTGATCATTGCCATCCCTTGCTCAATTCCGGTGGGCCAGGTGTGAGCTAAAACATCAACCCTGCCCAAGCATAGGGACTAGAAATTTGTCCTTGCGCTTACTTATATTCAGCAGTTTGTAGTATCTGGACCAATGCCTGGAAAAAAGAACTAGTAACTACCAGGAGTTTTATGCAAGGGATTTCTTCCCATTTTCCTGTAATTTCCGAGTGAAaactggggaaaaaaaaaagaagaagattggcaAGCAAATAAAAGACTTAGCAAGATTGCAACAAACGAGAATCCCCCATTGCAACGGAAGAGTTTTCAGGCAATGAATCATCCCAGTTTTCACCCATGGAGACACTTCTTATGTTAGAGAGAAGAGACATTGCTCCCAATCCCTCCTTCCaactccaagaaaagaaaaaacagaacaaaaaagGTAGAATAGTAGGAGtaatttgataaataaatagGAGCAAAATATGGGAACTCAGAAGGAGTAACATAACAATCCAAGACATTCCCGAATCCATGAATagaaatccaaaaatttctgcTTCGCATTACCATCATATGAGGTAAGAAATTTGCACATAGAATATTCTAAACAAATAGTGAACCAAATGGACGATAGGAACCACATAGAACAAGTAGAAACCACAACATTTAGGTAAAACAGTTAAAGATCTCGTTTATTTGATTACAGTTGTTTATGTTGGGGTACCTCACGACATCAGTATTAATTCCACGTTACCACTTCATAAATTGGCTCCAATTACTCCAAACAATTTGACACCTTCGAAACAGATATAACTCTGGCCCTTCAGCCGCAGCAGGAACCACAGGCAGGAAGCGAACCTGTTAATTAAGTGAAGATTTAAAGTTTTGCGTAGATACTAAGGAAAATTCTCGAACACATCCAGCAAAGAAAACAAGGACTTACTATGATCAATTCCTCGAACGTTGTCTAATCCACGGGGTGGACCACGTGGTCCACCACCAGATGGGCCACTTCCAGGACCCCCTGGACCCCCACCATCCCATTTCTTCCCAGAAGCTTTGCCTTTTCTATAAGCATCTGATTTTTCCATCTGAAAGAAATGAAAGGAACAGATGTGAAAGAAGACAAGTAATTGACATCCGAACTGGAAAGAAAAGTAATACTATATCAACTTACCGAAAACATTGTTGCAAAAAACACACCGATGATATTAACAATGGCCCAGAAGAAATCAGTGATTGTTTTCAACCTCCATATTGACCGCTTTGATTTCACCACACCTAAGATATTAAACAGCCATAAAAGTTTGAAGACCAAAACCTACAACTGTAGGAAATTCAGAAAATGgcatccaaaaataaaataactaatCTCGTTCCAGTGGGCATGAGAAAAATGCTGGGACCAAGAAAAATGCCGAACCCTATTTAGTTTGTTAGCATAGCCATTCAAGATAAACAAACCATACTGTAGAAAATTTCAAATCTAGAGAAGGCCTGGTGTCCAAAAAGCCAATCTTAACATGAAGTTGAAcgtatgataaaaaaataatgataagaAAAACGGGAAGTGAAAAGTGAAACCAATTTCAGAACCTGTACCGCAAAACAAGCAAAGTCGTCTCTCTCTGGTGTTTCATAGGATCATGAGTGAGGACTGAGCCCGCGAGGTGGtggtgtgggtgggtgggttaGGGTGGGTTTTGAAGGTGGGCTTAGGTTATAAAAGcacatttccaaaaaaatatagatgCTCGAGAAGCCTTCAAGCTGAGCATCTCCGGATTTCGAATCACACGTGCAACACTCAGACAACAGCCCTTTTTTTTGGCCAGACTGTCAGGGTGTCCAGACCAGCTTACACGCACCACAACTAATCCCCTCCCTGGCCTAGTCAAAGGCAGGCCATCAACGCTGAAATTAGGCAATTCATAAGAAATTACTCTCTTGCGGCCTGACCCCAAGAGCTGAACCCTGAGCCATAGTGTGGGAAGCAATGAGCATACCCTACAGCAGCAGCCTTTGTGTGGCCTTCAAACAGAATTGCCGGGTTGTGCAGTTCAACCCTCTtttttaaacagtgcaaaaccaaACATAATATGGACTGAATACAATTAAACCACAACTGATATGTTGTAGACCCACTAGAATAATGCAATTTGTCGACTATGAAACTTATGCACTTAGCACGTGGAGCAAAGATTGTGCAGCCTTAGATGAGCTTCAATGACACAAAGATACTTATACAACACAAAAAATCCACCCTAAGTCTTGTTTGTTTTCTACATGAATGTATGGTTACAGCGTTGCTTCAGTATCTCCGATTCCCTTCTTGGGATCTTTCTTATTATGAATTAAATTCCCTCTTGTTAGCAGTTCGCATAGaacaacataaataaataacctGAGTCTTGTGTACGAGTGCAAACATAAAGggaacaaaggaagaaaaaagttgTACAGAGTAAACAAGCATAAGGAAAAAATGAACaagatagagagaaaatgagaaaatgatgGAAATCCGCAAAGAATACCCAGCACCAACTTTAGCTGAAAGGCGCTACAAGGGTAAGGCTTATTTGAAATGTCATGGTTATAGACTTAGTGCCTGCCATTGCATGAGAAGGCTTGTTTACAAAACTCTGGTTTGTTTTAAATCATGCCCCATTCTAGAACACACAAGTCAGACTTTATAGTCACACCATTGTGAATTGTAATCCCAAAGGACCCAAACCCAATCATTGCACAAGCTTAGCAACAAGGAACAACCAAGATAAGCCCAACAACATAAAGCTTGAATTCATCTCTCTAAGTGTAAAGTCTCCAACTCACTCTGCAACttattcattgtttttttgaaaggcgaaaaaatttcattaatctctgaaattgttataaagattaataggaaCAAGGAGTGATGGCATCAAATCCCTAACCCGAGACCTATAAAAGAGCTACAAAGCTAAGGATAATCCT
This region includes:
- the LOC131307532 gene encoding uncharacterized protein LOC131307532 isoform X1, encoding MAYVERGVVKSKRSIWRLKTITDFFWAIVNIIGVFFATMFSMEKSDAYRKGKASGKKWDGGGPGGPGSGPSGGGPRGPPRGLDNVRGIDHSKSLFSLLDVFENFP
- the LOC131307532 gene encoding uncharacterized protein LOC131307532 isoform X2, with the protein product MAYVERGVVKSKRSIWRLKTITDFFWAIVNIIGVFFATMFSMEKSDAYRKGKASGKKWDGGGPGGPGSGPSGGGPRGPPRGLDNVRGIDHSSLPACGSCCG